The window CCGGGGCGGGCCGGCTCAGCGGCACGCTGAACTGGCTCTGGCCGCCCTGCCGCCGCAGATACATCACCAGCTGGCGGGCCACGGCCAGGGCCAGGTCCTCGCCGTGGTCCTCGGCGACCAGCGCGAGCGCCAGATCCATGCAGGTGCTGATGCCCGCGCCGGTCCACACCCGGCCCGAGCGGACGAAGATCGGGTCGGCGTCGACCCTGACCTTCGGGTGGTCGGCGGCGAGCTGGGCCGCGGTCGACCAGTGGGTGGTCGCCCGCCGCCCGTCCAACAGCCCGGCGGCCGCCAGCAGATGCGCTCCCACGCACACCGAGGCGATCCGCCGTGCGTGCGGTGCCGTCTCCCTCACCCACTCCACGACGGCCTCGTCGACCCGGGCCACCGGACCGTCGGGGCGCAGCTCCACCGCGCCGGGCACCAGCAGCGTGTCCACTGCGGCGCCCACTTCGGAGAAGGAGAGGTCCGCGACCAGGCGGACCCCGGCCGAGGTGACGACCGGCCCGCTGTCGGGGCCGGCCAGCCGGATCTCGTAGCCCGCCCGGCCGCCGGTCTCCCGGTTGGCCAGGGCGAAGACCTCGGCCGGACCGGTGACGTCGAGCAGGTCGACATCGGGGAAGACCGCGATGACGACACGGTGTGGAGTGGGCATGCATCCATCGTCACGGCAGCACCCGGACGACTGCAATGACGGCGATCTGTCACATCCGGCCATCGGGCGTCCGGGCCGCCGACGTCATTCCGGGGGCTCTCCAGGGCTCTGGCAGGCTCTGGCGGGCGGACCGCCGAGCCCCCGGTCTGGGCCGGCCGGGGAGGTTTGCCTCTGCCGCCAGGGGCGGGTAGTGTTTCCTAGTCGCTCGGCTGGGAGCACCGGACACGCAATCGCGCGGACGGTCCCGGGGCGGCCAATCCTCTTGTTCACACCTCTCTTCCCGGCTGGGTCGCCTTTCAGTGCGTCTCCGCTCGAATTGTTGTGCGTGTTTAAGTCGGTTGCGGTCGGATTCGCTTTGTGAAGCGCGGTTCGGCTAGAGTTCAACACGTCGGAGAGGCCCCCGGGTCGATAATCCGACAACCTCCGGAAAGCCGGAAGCGCGGAAAGACGAAGCAGAGCGATCTGCTAGAGTCGGAAGCGCCGAAAGGCCGAAGGAAAGCAAATCAGGTGAACGAAGCGCCGGTAAACGGAGCGGAAAACATCTGGTAAGCTGGAAACACGAAAGAACGAAGCGCCCGGAGGGCCCGCTGGAAGGCGGTCCGAAGGAAGTGTCCGTTCCTTGAGAACTCAACAGCGTGCCAAAAGTCAACGCCAGATATGTTGACATCCCCGGCCTTGGTCCTTGCGATCGGGGTTGGAGATTCCTTTATGAAGTAAACACTAGCGAGGACGCAGTGCGCGGGGCCGCCCTATTCCGGTGGTTGCCGTGCCGCTCGACGCGAGTGCAGCCCGCGCTCTTCATTGAGCACAGTCGGGAAGACATTCACGGAGAGTTTGATCCTGGCTCAGGACGAACGCTGGCGGCGTGCTTAACACATGCAAGTCGAACGGTGAAGCCCTTCGGGGTGGATCAGTGGCGAACGGGTGAGTAACACGTGGGCAATCTGCCCTGCACTCTGGGACAAGCCCTGGAAACGGGGTCTAATACCGGATATGACCTTCCTCCGCATGGGGGTGGGTGTAAAGCTCCGGCGGTGCAGGATGAGCCCGCGGCCTATCAGCTTGTTGGTGGGGTAATGGCCTACCAAGGCGACGACGGGTAGCCGGCCTGAGAGGGCGACCGGCCACACTGGGACTGAGACACGGCCCAGACTCCTACGGGAGGCAGCAGTGGGGAATATTGCACAATGGGCGAAAGCCTGATGCAGCGACGCCGCGTGAGGGATGACGGCCTTCGGGTTGTAAACCTCTTTCAGCAGGGAAGAAGCGCAAGTGACGGTACCTGCAGAAGAAGCACCGGCTAACTACGTGCCAGCAGCCGCGGTAATACGTAGGGTGCGAGCGTTGTCCGGAATTATTGGGCGTAAAGAGCTCGTAGGCGGCCTGTCGCGTCGGATGTGAAAGCCCGGGGCTCAACCCCGGGTCTGCATTCGATACGGGCAGGCTAGAGTGTGGTAGGGGAGATCGGAATTCCTGGTGTAGCGGTGAAATGCGCAGATATCAGGAGGAACACCGGTGGCGAAGGCGGATCTCTGGGCCATTACTGACGCTGAGGAGCGAAAGCGTGGGGAGCGAACAGGATTAGATACCCTGGTAGTCCACGCCGTAAACGTTGGGAACTAGGTGTTGGCGACATTCCACGTCGTCGGTGCCGCAGCTAACGCATTAAGTTCCCCGCCTGGGGAGTACGGCCGCAAGGCTAAAACTCAAAGGAATTGACGGGGGCCCGCACAAGCAGCGGAGCATGTGGCTTAATTCGACGCAACGCGAAGAACCTTACCAAGGCTTGACATATACCGGAAACGGCTAGAGATAGTCGCCCCCTTGTGGTCGGTATACAGGTGGTGCATGGTTGTCGTCAGCTCGTGTCGTGAGATGTTGGGTTAAGTCCCGCAACGAGCGCAACCCTTGTTCTGTGTTGCCAGCATGCCTTTCGGGGTGATGGGGACTCACAGGAGACTGCCGGGGTCAACTCGGAGGAAGGTGGGGACGACGTCAAATCATCATGCCCCTTATGTCTTGGGCTGCACACGTGCTACAATGGTCGGTACAAAGGGCTGCGATGCCGCGAGGCGGAGCGAATCCCAAAAAGCCGGCCTCAGTTCGGATTGGGGTCTGCAACTCGACCCCATGAAGTTGGAGTTGCTAGTAATCGCAGATCAGCATGCTGCGGTGAATACGTTCCCGGGCCTTGTACACACCGCCCGTCACGTCACGAAAGTCGGTAACACCCGAAGCCGGTGGCCTAACCCGTAAGGGGAGGAGCCGTCGAAGGTGGGACCAGCGATTGGGACGAAGTCGTAACAAGGTAGCCGTACCGGAAGGTGCGGCTGGATCACCTCCTTTCTAAGGAGCACATGGCCGCTTGCAGGCGAATGTTCTGCACGGTCGCTCATGGGTGGAACGTTGACTATTCGGCACGTAGTGAGAGCACTTGCTAGTACTGCCTTCGGGCGTGGAACGCTGGTTGTGATTACTCCGTGTCGGGCACGTTGTTGGGTCCTGAGGGAACGGCCGTAAGGCTGTTGCTTCAGAGATGCCGGTCTCACTTGAGGCAGCCTGTAGGGGTTGTCGATGGTGGGTGACTGGTCGTTGTTTGAGAACTGCACAGTGGACGCGAGCATCTGTGGCCAAGTTTTTAAGGGCGCACGGTGGATGCCTTGGCACCAGGAACCGATGAAGGACGTGGGAGGCCACGATAGTCCCCGGGGAGCCGTCAACCAGGCTTTGATCCGGGGGTTTCCGAATGGGGAAACCCGGCAGTCGTCATGGGCTGTCACCCATACCTGAACACATAGGGTATGTGGAGGGAACGCGGGGAAGTGAAACATCTCAGTACCCGCAGGAAGAGAAAACAACCGTGATTCCGGGAGTAGTGGCGAGCGAAACCGGATGAGGCTAAACCGCGATGGTGTGAGACCCGGCAGGGGTTGCCATCGCGGGGTCGTGGGATTCTTCTTGATCGGTCTGCCGGCCGGTCGACGAGTCAGAAACCGTATGGGTAGTCGAAGGACATGCGAAAGGTCCGGCGTAGAGGGTAAGACCCCCGTAGACGAAATCTGTACGGCTCGTTTGGAGAACACCCAAGTAGCACGGGGCCCGAGAAATCCCGTGTGAATCTGGCGGGACCACCCGCTAAGCCTAAATATTCCCTGGTGACCGATAGCGGATAGTACCGTGAGGGAATGGTGAAAAGTACCGCGGGAGCGGAGTGAAATAGTACCTGAAACCGTGTGCCTACAAGCCGTGGGAGCGTCGTTCATCAGCTTGCTGATGGGCCGTGACTGCGTGCCTTTTGAAGAATGAGCCTGCGAGTTTGCGGTGTGTAGCGAGGTTAACCCGTGTGGGGTAGCCGTAGCGAAAGCGAGTCCGAATAGGGCGTTTGAGTTGCATGCCCAAGACCCGAAGCGGAGTGATCTAGCCATGGGCAGGTTGAAGCGGAGGTAAGACTTCGTGGAGGACCGAACCCACCAGGGTTGAAAACCTGGGGGATGACCTGTGGTTAGGGGTGAAAGGCCAATCAAACTCCGTGATAGCTGGTTCTCCCCGAAATGCATTTAGGTGCAGCGTCACGTGTTTCTTGCCGGAGGTAGAGCACTGGATAGGCGATGGGCCTCACCGGGTTACTGACCTTAGCCAAACTCCGAATGCCGGTAAGTGAGAGCGTGGCAGTGAGACTGTGGGGGATAAGCTCCATGGTCGAGAGGGAAACAGCCCAGAACACCGACTAAGGTCCCTAAGCGTGTGCTAAGTGGGAAAGGATGTGGAGTCGCAGAGACAACCAGGAGGTTGGCTTAGAAGCAGCCACCCTTGAAAGAGTGCGTAATAGCTCACTGGTCAAGTGATTCCGCGCCGACAATGTAGCGGGGCTCAAGCACATCACCGAAGTCGTGTCATTGCAGCATATAGGGCCAACGCCTGCTGTGATGGGTAGGGGAGCGTCGTGTGCCGGGTGAAGCGGCGGTGGAAACCAGTTGTGGACGGTACACGAGTGAGAATGCAGGCATGAGTAGCGATACAAGAGTGAGAAACTCTTGCGCCGATTGACCAAGGGTTCCTGGGTCAAGCTGATCTGCCCAGGGTAAGTCGGGACCTAAGGCGAGGCCGACAGGCGTAGTCGATGGACAACGGGTTGATATTCCCGTACCCGCTTTGAAGCGCCAACGTCGAACCAGGTGATGCTAAAGCCGTGAAGCCGGCCCGGAGTCTTCGGACAAAGGGACGTGGTGGAGCCGCTGATCCAAGTCTGTAGTAGGTGAGCGATGGGGTGACGCAGGAAGGTAGTCCAGCCCGGGCGGTGGTTGTCCCGGGGTAAGGGTGTAGGCCGAGTGATAGGCAAATCCGTCACTCATTAAGGCTGAGACCTGATGCCGAGCCGATTGTGGTGAAGTGGATGATCCTATGCTGTCGAGAAAAGCCTCTAGCGAGTTTCATGGCGGCCCGTACCCCAAACCGACTCAGGTGGTCAGGTAGAGAATACCGAGGCGTTCGGGTGAACTATGGTTAAGGAACTCGGCAAAATGCCCCCGTAACTTCGGGAGAAGGGGGGCCATTCCTGGTGATGAGTCTTGCACTCTGAGCTGGGGGTGGCCGCAGAGACCAGCGAGAAGCGACTGTTTACTAAAAACACAGGTCCGTGCGAAGCCGTAAGGCGATGTATACGGACTGACGCCTGCCCGGTGCTGGAACGTTAAGGGGACCGGTTAGCTTGGATTCGTCCGGGCGAAGCTGAGAACTTAAGCGCCAGTAAACGGCGGTGGTAACTATAACCATCCTAAGGTAGCGAAATTCCTTGTCGGGTAAGTTCCGACCTGCACGAATGGCGTAACGACTTCTCGACTGTCTCAACCATAGGCCCGGTGAAATTGCATTACGAGTAAAGATGCTCGTTTCGCGCAGCAGGACGGAAAGACCCCGGGACCTTTACTATAGCTTGATATTGGTGTTCGGTTCGGCTTGTGTAGGATAGGTGGGAGACTTTGAAGCAGCAACGCCAGTTGTTGTGGAGTCGTCGTTGAAATACCACTCTGGTCGTGCTGGATGTCTAACCTGGGTCCGTGATCCGGATCAGGGACAGTGTCTGGTGGGTAGTTTAACTGGGGCGGTTGCCTCCTAAAGAGTAACGGAGGCGCCCAAAGGTTCCCTCAGCCTGGTTGGCAATCAGGTGTTGAGTGTAAGTGCACAAGGGAGCTTGACTGTGAGACTGACGGGTCGAGCAGGGACGAAAGTCGGGACTAGTGATCCGGCGGTGGCTTGTGGAAGCGCCGTCGCTCAACGGATAAAAGGTACCCCGGGGATAACAGGCTGATCTTCCCCAAGAGTCCATATCGACGGGATGGTTTGGCACCTCGATGTCGGCTCGTCGCATCCTGGGGCTGGAGTAGGTCCCAAGGGTTGGGCTGTTCGCCCATTAAAGCGGTACGCGAGCTGGGTTTAGAACGTCGTGAGACAGTTCGGTCCCTATCCGCTGTGCGCGTAGGAGTGTTGAGAAGGGCTGTCCCTAGTACGAGAGGACCGGGACGGACGAACCTCTGGTGTGCCAGTTGTCCTGCCAAGGGCATGGCTGGTTGGCTACGTTCGGGAGGGATAACCGCTGAAAGCATCTAAGCGGGAAGCCTGCTTCGAGATGAGCACTCCCACCTCCTTGAGAGGGTAAGGCTCCCAGTAGACGACTGGGTTGATAGGCCGGATATGGAAGCCTCGTAAGGGGTGGAGTTGACCGGTACTAATAGGCCGAGGGCTTGTCCTCAGTTGCTCGCGTCCACTGTGTTGTTCTGAAACAACGACCCCCATGACATGGCCTGTCGTGGGTGCGGTGATAAGTTTCATAGTGTTTCGGTGGTCATAGCGTGAGGGAAACGCCCGGTTACATTCCGAACCCGGAAGCTAAGCCTCACAGCGCCGATGGTACTGCAGGGGGGACCCTGTGGGAGAGTAGGACGCCGCCGAACAATCATTCCAAAGAACCCCCCGGTCCGTAAGGATCGGGGGGTTCTTTGCGTTTCCGGAGAAAGACGCCACCAGCCAGGTGCCGACGCGGCCGGCCCAACTGCGGCCTCCCCCCGGGCTCGACCACGGAGCGTCACAGCAGGAGGTCCGTCGCCCGTAGGGCTGCCCGGACCGGCGCGGCGGCACCCTGGAACTACTAGGACGCCCGACTAAATGGTCGTGAACAAGGCCCGCAGTGCAGGGAAGCCGGTGTGAATCCGGCACGGTCCCGCCACTGTGACCGGGGAGTGCGTTGTCGCAGTGCCAGTCACTGGTGCCCAGCCGGGAAGACCGGGCGGCGCGCAGTGATCCGGGAGCAGGCCTGTGATGATCCGTGGCGGAGACGGCCGGTTTCGTCGCGGCGGCCTCGGCGGCCTTGGCGGTGCGCGACGCCGAGGTGGTGGTCACCGTGCTACCGGCCGGCCACCACCTGCTGGCGGCCTACGCGGACCTGCTGCCCGCCGCCCGCCCGGGCACGCTCTTCGTCGACTGCTCCACCGTCGACGTGGGCGATGCCCGGTCCGCCCACGAGCTCGCGGACGGCCCGGGCACCGGGCGATCGGCGCGCCGGTCTCCGGCGGCGTGCCCGGCGCGACCGCCGGGAGCCTCAACTTCATGGTGGGCGCCGCGGCGGCGGACCTCGCCGCCGCCGGACCGGTGCCGCCGGCGATGGGCGCCAAGGTCGTGCACTGCGGCCCCTCGGGCGCCGGGCAGGCTGCGAAGATCTGCAACGACATGATCCTCGGGATCTCGATGATCGCGGTCAGCGAGGCGTGCGTGCTGGGGAGAGCCTCGGACTCAGCCACCAGGCGCTGTTCGACGTCGCCTAGACCGCCTCCGGCCAGTGTGGGGCGCTGACCGGCAACTGCCCCGTCCCCGGCCCGGTGCCGGCCAGCCCCGCCAACCGTGACGACCGGGCCGGCTTCGCCGCCGCGTTGATGGCCAAGGAGCTCGGACTGGCCGCCGGAGCGGTCAAGGCCGCCGGCCTGTCGGTGGAACTCGGCCTGAGGGCAGCGGAGTTGTATGCGGACTTCGCCGCCGCCGAGGGTGCGGGGCTGGACTTCTCGGCCATCATCACGACCCTCCGGGAGGGGGGCGAGCAGACCCGTCGGTGAATACCGGCCGACCGGC of the Kitasatospora sp. NBC_01246 genome contains:
- a CDS encoding GlxA family transcriptional regulator, giving the protein MPTPHRVVIAVFPDVDLLDVTGPAEVFALANRETGGRAGYEIRLAGPDSGPVVTSAGVRLVADLSFSEVGAAVDTLLVPGAVELRPDGPVARVDEAVVEWVRETAPHARRIASVCVGAHLLAAAGLLDGRRATTHWSTAAQLAADHPKVRVDADPIFVRSGRVWTGAGISTCMDLALALVAEDHGEDLALAVARQLVMYLRRQGGQSQFSVPLSRPAPARRDIDELRVFITEHLDEDLSAPVLAARMCLSERHFARVFRQETGTSPAAYVEAARVEAARRLLETTDQPLEQIAAGIGMGSVETLHRAFRKQISTTPASYRRRFRTTS